Within Pangasianodon hypophthalmus isolate fPanHyp1 chromosome 11, fPanHyp1.pri, whole genome shotgun sequence, the genomic segment agtgagtgagcatgTAAGTGAGTCAATGAGTGCTtgggtgagtgaatgagagagagtgagtgagtgtttgactgactgagtgagtaagtggatgagtgagtgtttcagtgagtaagtgagtgattgaatgagtggttgaatgaGTGAGTAGTTGAGtgattgattgagtgagtgattgagtgagtggtTGAGGGAGTGAGTGTTTGAGGGAGTGAGTGTTTGAGGGAGTGGGTGATTGGGTGGGTAAGGGAGTggttgagtgagtgagtggttgagtgagtgagtgtgtgattgggtGGGTAAGGGAGTggttgagtgagtgagtggttgagtgattgattgagtgagtgGTTGAGGGAGTGGGTGATTGGGTGGGTAAGGGAGTggttgagtgagtgagtggttgagtgagtgagtgtgtgattgggtGGGTAAGGGAGTggttgagtgagtgagtggttgagtgattgattgagtgagtgGTTGAGGGAGTGAGTGTTTGAGGGAGTGGGTGATTGAGtaagtgagtgattgagtgagtgtgtgattgggtGGGTAAGGGAGTggttgagtgagtgagtggttgagtgattgattgagtgagtgGTTGAGGGAGTGAGTGTTTGAGGGAGTGGGTGATTGAGtaagtgagtgattgagtgagtgagtgtgtgattgggtGGGTAAGGGAGTGGTTGAGtgattgattgagtgagtggttgagtgagtgattgagtgagtggtTGAGTGAGTGTTTGAGGGAGTGGGTGATTGAGtaagtgagtgattgagtgagtggtTGAGTGAGTGGTTGAGTGAGTGGTTGAGGGAGTGAGTGTTTGAGGGAGTGGGTGATTGAGTAAGTGAGTGATTGAAGGAGTGAGTTGTTGGGGGAGTGGGTGCATGAGCGATTGAGTGGGtaagtgagtgattgagtgaatgagtgagtggttGAGTGAGTGAATGGTTGAGGGAGTGGGTGAGTGATTGAGTGGTTGAGGGAGTGGGTGAGTGATTGAGTGGTTGAGGGAGTGGGTGAGAGCGATTGAGTGGGtaagtgagtgactgagtgaatgagtgagtgtttgagggagtgggtgagtgagtgattgagtgggTAAGTGggtgactgaatgaatgagtgagtggttGAGTGAGTGAGAGTTAAATGCCTGGTCTGGGAGGTGCTTCGTGTCTAAAAAGGGCGCAGTGTATATCAAGCACATAATAAACCAAACTCAGGCTCTTCCAGACAAGATAGGGTTTGTTGTGCTGGTGTGAGGGTTTATATTTAGAGCACAAGGCAGCTTGGGTGAATTCCAGCTCGGCTCTGCGGCTTCATTTTGAGTGATGGCCATCAGGGgttagagtgagagagagagagagagagacagagagagagagagagagagagagagagagacgctatATGCCTCCTCAGACTGACTGTGACGGCTAATGAGAGATATGGAGCCGTTCGTTCCTCTAATTACTCCAACCACAGCACAGGGACAGCAGGTCCAGTGAGACCCGGGACaagaggtgcagtgtgtgtgggtgagactCCTCCCAGTGCCACAGAGTCAGTCTGCCTCTTACACTCTTCAACCAGCCAGGGGAAAAAGAGGGGTTAGTAAGCAAGAGTCTAACATATCAGGACACAGTGGTATACAGATTAGATTCCTTATTAAGTATTCCCAATGCATCTTAGAAGTGTAAATCAAACTTTATATATTAAGAGAGCTGGAATGCAGggttataaattttatttaaatttttaaattagtaaatgATCAGTCATGATTTGCAggcaaaacaaagtaaaacaactAGTTCTTTGCTTTTGATTAGCAAACTGCATAACAGTAGTGTAGACTGTATACTCTAAGCATTAGTTCCCTGCGCTTACTGGCACGTGTATACATTCATATAGCCATGTTTACAGTTGAGGGGAtcctctgtgattttttttttttcgtgaaaaaaaggaaaatagttCTCTATTTTTCAATTTATCCACAAAAATAgaattccaaaacattaaaatgaaatgaaaaatgaaatgaaaaataaaatgtggggGTGTTCTGTAAATAGACAAATTCTCAAAAAGCAAGATACTATTATAAGaggcagttataaaggcaaaaatcagCATACAAGTTATTAAAGTTATATCCCATACAGGAGAGATGCAAATTTCTGAACTGATGTCTGATTAATATAactgattaatattttatatcaaaTTTTTGTCTTCTCTATTTTGTCCTATATGTATGCAAACTTACTTTTGCACTCAacattatatacttatatagaCATCTGCATACTGTGCTTTTATAATCACGTGTATAATTCCAAGATTATACTACTAACCTACTCTTTAAAAAACAGAGGCTTTGTATAGATTTTACATCCTTACAATATGTCtgcatcattattttattataatgccTCCCTAACATCGTATCAACATAATATCAATAGGCTCTCACTATACAATTGTTGTTatagttacactatatggcctaaagattgtggacacctgaccatcacacctgtatgtgctttttgaacatctcattacagatttagtccccctttactgttataataacctccactcttctgggaaggctttctactagtttttggagtgtggctgtggggatttgtgctcattcagctacaagagcattagggtggtcaggcactgatgctgggtgaggaggcctggtgcagtcggcgttccagttcatcaaAAAAGTGTTCAGCagagttgaggtcaggactctgtgcagatCACTCGagctcttccactccaaccttgacaaaccatgtcttcatggaactcACTTtttgcacagggacattgtcatgctgcaacaggtttgggcctcttagttccagtgaagggaaattgtaatgctacagtatatacaaagacatcctatacaactatgtgctttcaactttgtggcaacagtttggggaagaaccacatacaggtgtgatggtcaggtgtccacaaacttctggccatatagtctatatCTTGGAAGGTTGTGTCTCCTGCTGTTTCTGTTGCCTTGaatctaaaacaaaaatctaaatatttagCAGCAGAATGTGAAGCATAAAAATAAGCCTAACAGTTTATAATCTCAATTAGAGACAAAACtagccagccaatcagaaatgagtgcTTTCTGTGACCTTGGTGTTAACTGCTATAGTGATGTCCAGTATAAAGGTAAGTAGCTCACCTGTCTGTTTCGCTCATCAACGATGCGGGTAATCTGGATCTTCTTACGGCCCATTCTCGCCACCTTGATCTTCAAAAAAATATCTGGAGTTCTGTGTAATCTGGTCGTGAATGTTTTGTCTGCTAGCGTGTCATTAGCAGAACATAACTTTTTACTGGTTTTCTCCAAATCCTGCAACAATAGAAAGATCAACTACATAAAGTGCTTTGTTAGCCTGAAATATACATATGATTTTTGGTGGTGCAAAATTACAGTAGTTATGACAAAATCTCTTGCTGTTCCATCCGTCATAAAATGGAAGAGAAAGTAATAAGTCAGATGATAACACTgggtcatattcagagttgagttaagtgttgtgttgtgagacaaatttgcagtgattaatgtgataattacaattaGGACTATTCTAGCAGCAATAAATTGGCAACATACTAGACTCTTATTAGATGTCTAGTATCCTATTAATCTGTTCCTATTCATAGTCATATGAAGCATATTtgtcatttcatatttttcattttaaactgtgTCTTGATTTTATGtcacatcatattacatttgtcAGTAAACACTATTTCCTACTTCAGTCCATATTTTCTATCtctgatttatttcaaattgGTGGTCTAggcatttttgaaaaaataaataaaaaactgctcAAATGCCTTAAAATCTGGCAGAGGTGTGAACTATGCacaggtaatttgcataatctgaacaTGGTCCCCAGAAAATTGACTTAAGCATGTGTGTAACCCAATTCTGAATAGGCATAACTTTCCCGGTGTAAGCCATCTTTTGTCTTAAGTCACTGATTCTGAATGCCCCACTGTATCAAGGAGGATCTCAAGGACCTCAAGGAGAATGCATGTAGATTATCATACAGTGTGATAATGAATAGCCAGGTACATCACAGAGCTTAAGCTCAGGCCAGGCCTGTGAATGGAGCAACTCCAAAAGACTTATTAAATAGGGAGCAGAAAGACAAACTGAACTTCATTATCAAAGCAAAATGTAGAGATCGGCTTTGTGCGTGAAAGTTTATGGTTCCTCAAACTCCTACGCGGTGTGAAAACTGAACCACGGTTTACAATAGCAGCCTTCAATGAGGACGCCAAGTTCGTCCAACAATGAGCAATACTTGCATAATCAGCGGCTCAAGCCAAGAGTGCCTACAATGTAATATGTCATTTTCCACTCAACTCGCTCAACCTCAACTAAAAAACCAGCAACATCCCACACACTGAGTCCTGCAGACACTCCATTGTTCCACAGTAATTACTGTTCTGAGAGTCagcaggagctgcaggaatttaCTGCGCTCTGAATGTAATTGAAAATGTCAGATGAAAACAGTGGGTTATATTTGGAAGTTTTAACACTTGGCGCCTGACGAATGTTTTTTCAGTCGGTGGTCTGAAACTGAACTGTGAGAGACGATCGCATCTTGGGTGTGTTAGAGTGAGCAACAGCGGCTTCTGTCTCAACCATTTTCACACCTTCCCTCTCATCTCCTCCGTTACCAGGGCAACAGATGAGATGCCATTAAACAGGACAGCCAAGTGTGGTTAAGTATGATGGGGTGTGGCTGAAATAGAATGGATTGATAATTAGCATATTCACAAGTATGCTATGGATTCAGATGCTGATTTGTAGCATAACGTAAAATATTGTGGTATGTATTGAGCAGTTAGAAGTCAAACTCAGTTCAGAAGGCGAATGAGAGGATAGTAGATTAAATGATAACAACTGTGAATGTAGGATTTAAGTTATGCATAATTTGATTACTGCTCTGTAGATCAAACCATATATAAGAGACATTATTATCTCTCATTTATtcaaaatttacacaattttccaaATATACTCACTCCAAATGTACTCAACCAGTCAAGAAAGGTTTTCTGT encodes:
- the LOC113536417 gene encoding mucin-6 isoform X3; protein product: MCLIYTAPFLDTKHLPDQAFNSHSLNHSLIHSVTHLPTQSLTHPLPQTLTHSLSHSLTHSIALTHSLNHSITHPLPQPLNHSPTPSTIHSLNHSLIHSITHLPTQSLMHPLPQQLTPSITHLLNHPLPQTLTPSTTHSTTHSTTHSITHLLNHPLPQTLTQPLTQSLTQPLTQSITQPLPYPPNHTLTHSITHLLNHPLPQTLTPSTTHSINHSTTHSLNHSLTHPITHSLNHSLTQSPTPSNTHSLNHSLNQSLNHSLTQPLPYPPNHTLTHSTTHSLNHSLTHPITHSLNHSLNQSLNHSLTQPLPYPPNHTLTHSTTHSLNHSLTHPITHSLKHSLPQTLTPSTTHSITHSINHSTTHSFNHSFNHSLTH